The following are encoded together in the Brassica napus cultivar Da-Ae chromosome A9, Da-Ae, whole genome shotgun sequence genome:
- the LOC106420204 gene encoding wings apart-like protein 1 isoform X1, protein MMERTYGRRKPGIPPRTPSNSLNDIVSQPEYLSSSSSPDIEPFDYPLVPFFSQESSSTYREDYPGPVRREKRARNRREAFAMTSTLLEAQEFGELMEHEDEVNFALDGLRKGQQVRIRRASLSSLLAICASQHQRRSLRAQGISQSIIDAILNLSLDDIPSNLAAATLFFVLTADGQDEHFMESPKCIKFLIKLLKPVTVTSTQGKPPNIGFKLLSLLKDVDPARDAVKVNDPSSSVILSRVQELLVTCKEMRSVDSYTTETTRPELSTKWVALLTMERACLSKISFDDTSGSVKKTGGNFKEKLRELGGLDAVIEVVMDCHTVMERWMEYDALSVQDKKDNQHKQSLMLLLKCLKIMENATFLSIDNQSHLLGFKKCLGSRESRMSFTELTISVIKMLSGLHLRGGFSSSHSNNVNPHCSAGGILRADRRVNDEVVAISSDTCSSFGSISTRNESVSQRSHTIIDLDSQSSVSGNEPTTSTTRLGSTIPASFAGRLASLGSDIARSTSRTSQVGEPSCKRNGNFSFTEENEDPFAFDLEDSEPSKWALVSVKQKKSRAQKKKGCHKQSKDECCYQLHSSQEESSNHRVNSEEESSDKYYISPQESSSTNDIDEECLCLLSDCLLTAVKVLMNLTNDNAVGCRQVGGCRGLESMAELIARHFPSFTESPLFSEMEETERFHQKKDKHLTDQELDFLVAILGLLVNLVEKDGVNRSRLASASFAITKPEGLQESEPEMIPLLCSIFLTNQGSEDTKEETTSFTLDDEEAVLESEKEAEKMIVEAYSALLLAFLSTESSTSIRNSIRDYLPKRNLAILVPVLERFVAFHTTLNMIPPETHKAVMEVIESCKLP, encoded by the exons ATGATGGAGAGAACGTACGGACGCCGCAAGCCGGGGATCCCGCCGAGAACCCCATCCAACTCTCTAAACGACATCGTTTCGCAGCCGGAGTATCTCTCCTCCTCTTCGTCCCCAGACATCGAACCTTTTGATTACCCACTCGTTCCTTTCTTCAGCCAAGAATCGTCGTCCACTTACCGAGAGGATTATCCGGGGCCCGTACGGAGGGAGAAAAGAGCGAGGAACCGTCGTGAGGCTTTTGCTATGACTTCCACGTTGCTAGAAGCGCAGGAGTTCGGGGAGCTGATGGAGCACGAGGACGAGGTTAACTTCGCGCTTGATGGGTTGCGGAAAGGGCAGCAGGTGAGGATCAGGAGAGCTAGCTTGTCGTCTTTGCTTGCGATTTGTGCTTCTCAGCACCAGCGTCGCTCGTTGAGAGCTCAGGG GATCTCTCAATCCATAATTGATGCGATATTGAATCTTAGCCTTGATGATATACCAAGCAATCTTGCCGCAGCCACCCTTTTCTTTGTGCTAACTGCTGAT GGTCAAGACGAGCACTTTATGGAGTCACCCAAGTGCATCAAGTTTCTGATTAAGTTGTTGAAACCCGTGACTGTTACTAGCACCCAAGGGAAGCCGCCGAATATTGGATTTAAGCTCTTATCATTACTTAAGGATGTTGATCCAGCACGGGATGCAGTGAAAGTGAATGATCCGAGCTCTAGTGTTATACTTTCAAGAGTTCAGGAACTTCTTGTTACTTGCAAGGAGATGAGATCTGTTGATAGCTATACAACTGAAACAACGAGACCTGAACTGAGTACGAAATGGGTAGCTTTGTTGACTATGGAGAGGGCGTGCTTATCCAAAATTTCTTTTGATG ATACTTCTGGTTCTGTGAAAAAGACCGGAGGGAATTTCAAGGAGAAACTGCGAGAACTAGGAGGACTTGATGCAGTCATTGAGGTTGTTATGGACTGCCACACTGTTATGGAG CGCTGGATGGAATATGACGCACTCTCCGTCCAGGATAAGAAAGATAACCAGCATAAGCAGAGTCTAATGTTGCTCTTGAAATGTCTGAAAATCATGGAGAATGCTACATTCCTCAGCATAGACAACCAG AGTCATTTGCTCGGATTCAAGAAATGTTTGGGTTCTCGTGAATCCCGAATGTCTTTCACAGAGCTCACGATAAGTGTCATTAAGATGCTTTCAG GTCTTCACCTGCGTGGAGGGTTTTCAAGTTCTCACAGTAACAATGTAAATCCTCACTGTTCAGCTGGTGGTATATTGAGAGCTGATCGTAGAG TGAACGATGAGGTCGTGGCAATCAGTTCAGATACATGCTCAAGTTTTGGCTCTATCTCCACGAGGAATGAAAGCGTATCCCAGAGAAGCCATACCATAATCGATTTAGATTCTCAATCAAGTGTTTCAGGAAATGAGCCCACTACGTCAACGACAAGACTCGGTTCCACCATCCCTGCTTCGTTTGCAGGCAGATTGGCGTCATTAGGTAGTGACATTGCCAGAAGTACATCAAGGACTAGTCAAGTTGGAGAACCAAGTTGTAAAAGAAACGGAAACTTTTCATTCACAGAGGAAAACGAAGATCCTTTTGCGTTTGATTTGGAGGATTCTGAACCTTCCAAGTGGGCATTAGTATCTGTAAAGCAAAAGAAATCCAGAGCTCAAAAGAAGAAAGGATGTCACAAACAAAGTAAAGATGAATGTTGTTATCAGCTGCACTCAAGCCAAGAGGAATCATCAAACCATAgggtaaattccgaggaagaatcAAGTGACAAATACTATATATCTCCGCAAGAATCTTCTTCTACAAATGACATCGATGAAGAATGTCTATGTCTTTTATCTGATTGCCTTCTAACAGCTGTTAAG GTTTTGATGAACTTAACAAATGATAATGCTGTGGGTTGTCGGCAAGTTGGTGGGTGCAGAGGGCTGGAAAGCATGGCTGAATTAATTGCCAGACATTTTCCGTCTTTCACCGAATCACCGCTTTTCAGTGAGATGGAAGAAACTGAACGTTTCCATCAGAAGAAAGACAAACATCTTACAGATCAGGAGTTAGATTTTCTCGTTGCCATCTTGGGTTTGTTGGTTAATTTGGTTGAGAAAGACGGCGTGAACAG ATCACGGCTTGCTTCAGCGAGTTTTGCTATTACAAAACCAGAAGGGTTGCAAGAGAGTGAACCGGAGATGATTCCTTTGTTATGTTCAATCTTTCTCACCAATCAAGGATCAGAAGACACCAAAGAAGAAACAACTTCTTTCACCTTA gatgatgaagaagctgttTTAGAAAGTGAAAAGGAAGCGGAGAAGATGATTGTGGAGGCATACTCTGCTCTACTACTCGCGTTTCTTTCAACTGAAAG
- the LOC106420204 gene encoding wings apart-like protein 1 isoform X2, producing the protein MMERTYGRRKPGIPPRTPSNSLNDIVSQPEYLSSSSSPDIEPFDYPLVPFFSQESSSTYREDYPGPVRREKRARNRREAFAMTSTLLEAQEFGELMEHEDEVNFALDGLRKGQQVRIRRASLSSLLAICASQHQRRSLRAQGISQSIIDAILNLSLDDIPSNLAAATLFFVLTADGQDEHFMESPKCIKFLIKLLKPVTVTSTQGKPPNIGFKLLSLLKDVDPARDAVKVNDPSSSVILSRVQELLVTCKEMRSVDSYTTETTRPELSTKWVALLTMERACLSKISFDDTSGSVKKTGGNFKEKLRELGGLDAVIEVVMDCHTVMERWMEYDALSVQDKKDNQHKQSLMLLLKCLKIMENATFLSIDNQSHLLGFKKCLGSRESRMSFTELTISVIKMLSGLHLRGGFSSSHSNNVNPHCSAGGILRADRRVNDEVVAISSDTCSSFGSISTRNESVSQRSHTIIDLDSQSSVSGNEPTTSTTRLGSTIPASFAGRLASLGSDIARSTSRTSQVGEPSCKRNGNFSFTEENEDPFAFDLEDSEPSKWALVSVKQKKSRAQKKKGCHKQSKDECCYQLHSSQEESSNHRVNSEEESSDKYYISPQESSSTNDIDEECLCLLSDCLLTAVKVLMNLTNDNAVGCRQVGGCRGLESMAELIARHFPSFTESPLFSEMEETERFHQKKDKHLTDQELDFLVAILGLLVNLVEKDGVNRSRLASASFAITKPEGLQESEPEMIPLLCSIFLTNQGSEDTKEETTSFTLDDEEAVLESEKEAEKMIVEAYSALLLAFLSTESTSIRNSIRDYLPKRNLAILVPVLERFVAFHTTLNMIPPETHKAVMEVIESCKLP; encoded by the exons ATGATGGAGAGAACGTACGGACGCCGCAAGCCGGGGATCCCGCCGAGAACCCCATCCAACTCTCTAAACGACATCGTTTCGCAGCCGGAGTATCTCTCCTCCTCTTCGTCCCCAGACATCGAACCTTTTGATTACCCACTCGTTCCTTTCTTCAGCCAAGAATCGTCGTCCACTTACCGAGAGGATTATCCGGGGCCCGTACGGAGGGAGAAAAGAGCGAGGAACCGTCGTGAGGCTTTTGCTATGACTTCCACGTTGCTAGAAGCGCAGGAGTTCGGGGAGCTGATGGAGCACGAGGACGAGGTTAACTTCGCGCTTGATGGGTTGCGGAAAGGGCAGCAGGTGAGGATCAGGAGAGCTAGCTTGTCGTCTTTGCTTGCGATTTGTGCTTCTCAGCACCAGCGTCGCTCGTTGAGAGCTCAGGG GATCTCTCAATCCATAATTGATGCGATATTGAATCTTAGCCTTGATGATATACCAAGCAATCTTGCCGCAGCCACCCTTTTCTTTGTGCTAACTGCTGAT GGTCAAGACGAGCACTTTATGGAGTCACCCAAGTGCATCAAGTTTCTGATTAAGTTGTTGAAACCCGTGACTGTTACTAGCACCCAAGGGAAGCCGCCGAATATTGGATTTAAGCTCTTATCATTACTTAAGGATGTTGATCCAGCACGGGATGCAGTGAAAGTGAATGATCCGAGCTCTAGTGTTATACTTTCAAGAGTTCAGGAACTTCTTGTTACTTGCAAGGAGATGAGATCTGTTGATAGCTATACAACTGAAACAACGAGACCTGAACTGAGTACGAAATGGGTAGCTTTGTTGACTATGGAGAGGGCGTGCTTATCCAAAATTTCTTTTGATG ATACTTCTGGTTCTGTGAAAAAGACCGGAGGGAATTTCAAGGAGAAACTGCGAGAACTAGGAGGACTTGATGCAGTCATTGAGGTTGTTATGGACTGCCACACTGTTATGGAG CGCTGGATGGAATATGACGCACTCTCCGTCCAGGATAAGAAAGATAACCAGCATAAGCAGAGTCTAATGTTGCTCTTGAAATGTCTGAAAATCATGGAGAATGCTACATTCCTCAGCATAGACAACCAG AGTCATTTGCTCGGATTCAAGAAATGTTTGGGTTCTCGTGAATCCCGAATGTCTTTCACAGAGCTCACGATAAGTGTCATTAAGATGCTTTCAG GTCTTCACCTGCGTGGAGGGTTTTCAAGTTCTCACAGTAACAATGTAAATCCTCACTGTTCAGCTGGTGGTATATTGAGAGCTGATCGTAGAG TGAACGATGAGGTCGTGGCAATCAGTTCAGATACATGCTCAAGTTTTGGCTCTATCTCCACGAGGAATGAAAGCGTATCCCAGAGAAGCCATACCATAATCGATTTAGATTCTCAATCAAGTGTTTCAGGAAATGAGCCCACTACGTCAACGACAAGACTCGGTTCCACCATCCCTGCTTCGTTTGCAGGCAGATTGGCGTCATTAGGTAGTGACATTGCCAGAAGTACATCAAGGACTAGTCAAGTTGGAGAACCAAGTTGTAAAAGAAACGGAAACTTTTCATTCACAGAGGAAAACGAAGATCCTTTTGCGTTTGATTTGGAGGATTCTGAACCTTCCAAGTGGGCATTAGTATCTGTAAAGCAAAAGAAATCCAGAGCTCAAAAGAAGAAAGGATGTCACAAACAAAGTAAAGATGAATGTTGTTATCAGCTGCACTCAAGCCAAGAGGAATCATCAAACCATAgggtaaattccgaggaagaatcAAGTGACAAATACTATATATCTCCGCAAGAATCTTCTTCTACAAATGACATCGATGAAGAATGTCTATGTCTTTTATCTGATTGCCTTCTAACAGCTGTTAAG GTTTTGATGAACTTAACAAATGATAATGCTGTGGGTTGTCGGCAAGTTGGTGGGTGCAGAGGGCTGGAAAGCATGGCTGAATTAATTGCCAGACATTTTCCGTCTTTCACCGAATCACCGCTTTTCAGTGAGATGGAAGAAACTGAACGTTTCCATCAGAAGAAAGACAAACATCTTACAGATCAGGAGTTAGATTTTCTCGTTGCCATCTTGGGTTTGTTGGTTAATTTGGTTGAGAAAGACGGCGTGAACAG ATCACGGCTTGCTTCAGCGAGTTTTGCTATTACAAAACCAGAAGGGTTGCAAGAGAGTGAACCGGAGATGATTCCTTTGTTATGTTCAATCTTTCTCACCAATCAAGGATCAGAAGACACCAAAGAAGAAACAACTTCTTTCACCTTA gatgatgaagaagctgttTTAGAAAGTGAAAAGGAAGCGGAGAAGATGATTGTGGAGGCATACTCTGCTCTACTACTCGCGTTTCTTTCAACTGAAAG
- the LOC106419854 gene encoding probable receptor-like protein kinase At1g11050: protein MMAKPNLRFLLPLLFALVNLSASAPSPPPQTCPLDFSHVTRIPWNTTDCQTYDRSVERKNSCCQSVLTLVGIPMARRLKQTSNFRLPNLATSISCLNDLEEKLESLSLPPNLTSLCFDPNQFVINNETCAGIQTTKDWISRLGSTTALDSACAAGLTDLTRCDACVAAGFRVQTQLITLDGNSSHGVYCYHFAVLYAAGIVNKNGPEGDDALSCLFSLSLRTPLSSKKKKHKVVALVLGLTGAGLAVLAITGLYFRFGRVVKRGEVGWEEQESRPKWRPNTGSIWFKIEDLEKATNSFSQKNFIGRGGFGFVYKGVLPDGSVIAVKKVIESEFQGDAEFRNEVEIISNLKHRNLVPLRGCSMVDDESGSQRYLVYDYMSNGNLDDHLFSTKTPLTWPQRKSIILDVAKGLAYLHYGVKPAIYHRDIKGTNILLDVEMRARVADFGLAKQSREGESHLTTRVAGTHGYLAPEYALYGQLTEKSDVYSFGVVVLEIMCGRKALDLSTSGSPNTFLITDWAWSLVKAGRTEEALASSLLREEPSGMSNPKGIMERFLQVGILCAHVLVALRPTILDALRMLEGDIEVPPIPDRPVPLAHPSYRIDGNGFTISPALSGLQIHSGDMLR, encoded by the coding sequence ATGATGGCGAAACCAAACCTCCGTTTCCTCCTTCCCCTCCTCTTCGCCTTGGTCAATCTCTCAGCCTCCGCTCCATCTCCGCCCCCTCAGACTTGCCCTCTAGACTTCAGCCACGTCACGAGAATCCCATGGAACACAACCGACTGCCAAACCTACGACAGATCAGTCGAGAGAAAAAACAGCTGCTGCCAATCAGTTCTCACCCTCGTCGGAATCCCCATGGCTCGCCGTCTCAAACAAACCTCAAACTTCCGTCTCCCCAACCTCGCCACCTCCATCTCCTGCCTCAACGACCTCGAGGAGAAGCTCGAGTCCCTCTCCCTCCCTCCCAACCTCACCTCCCTCTGCTTCGACCCCAACCAGTTCGTCATCAACAACGAGACCTGCGCGGGGATCCAAACCACCAAGGACTGGATCTCCCGCCTCGGCTCCACCACGGCGCTAGACTCCGCCTGCGCCGCCGGTTTAACCGATCTCACCCGCTGCGACGCTTGCGTCGCAGCTGGCTTTCGCGTTCAGACGCAGCTGATCACTCTGGATGGTAACAGCTCGCACGGTGTCTACTGTTACCATTTCGCTGTCCTCTACGCTGCTGGCATCGTTAACAAGAACGGGCCCGAGGGAGACGACGCTTTGTCTTGTCTCTTCTCCTTGAGCTTGAGAACTCCTTTGAGctctaagaagaagaaacataaagTGGTGGCGCTTGTTTTAGGCTTAACCGGAGCTGGCCTCGCGGTTTTGGCGATTACCGGTTTGTATTTCCGGTTCGGTAGAGTTGTTAAAAGAGGAGAGGTCGGTTGGGAGGAGCAAGAGTCTAGACCGAAGTGGAGACCGAACACCGGTTCGATCTGGTTCAAAATAGAAGACCTCGAGAAGGCTACCAACAGCTTCTCCCAGAAGAATTTCATCGGTCGAGGCGGGTTCGGTTTCGTCTACAAGGGGGTGTTACCGGACGGTTCGGTTATCGCGGTTAAGAAGGTGATAGAGTCTGAGTTTCAAGGAGATGCGGAGTTTCGTAATGAGGTTGAGATTATTAGTAATTTGAAACATAGGAACTTGGTCCCACTTAGAGGTTGTAGTATGGTTGATGATGAGAGTGGGAGTCAGAGATATCTTGTTTATGATTACATGTCTAACGGGAATCTTGACGATCACTTGTTCAGTACCAAGACGCCTTTGACCTGGCCGCAGAGGAAGAGTATCATTCTCGATGTAGCTAAAGGGCTTGCTTACTTGCATTACGGAGTTAAACCGGCTATATACCACCGTGACATTAAAGGTACAAACATATTGTTAGACGTCGAAATGAGAGCGAGGGTTGCGGATTTTGGTTTAGCTAAACAGAGTAGAGAAGGGGAGTCTCATCTCACCACCAGAGTAGCCGGTACGCACGGTTACTTGGCTCCGGAGTACGCGTTATACGGTCAGCTAACCGAGAAAAGCGACGTGTATAGCTTCGGAGTTGTTGTGTTGGAGATAATGTGTGGAAGGAAAGCTCTCGATTTATCTACCTCAGGATCACCGAACACGTTTCTGATAACGGATTGGGCTTGGTCGTTGGTGAAGGCCGGGAGAACAGAGGAAGCTCTTGCGTCGTCTTTGTTGAGAGAGGAGCCTTCGGGGATGTCGAATCCGAAAGGGATCATGGAGAGGTTCTTGCAAGTTGGGATCTTATGCGCTCATGTTTTGGTTGCTTTAAGGCCGACGATATTGGATGCGTTGAGAATGCTTGAAGGAGACATCGAAGTTCCTCCTATTCCCGACCGACCGGTCCCGCTCGCGCATCCTTCGTACCGGATCGATGGGAACGGTTTCACTATATCGCCTGCGCTTAGCGGGCTACAAATACATTCAGGAGATATGCTTAGATAA
- the LOC106420210 gene encoding uncharacterized protein LOC106420210 has product MHGEVQLQPPDSQKLSDSAPLLGTSPSSSSSSDHEINAEEDLESGGDSASAPCCRICLENDIELLEDELISPCMCKGTQQLVHRSCLDHWRSVKEGFAFSHCTTCKAQFHLRVEPFEDNNSWRRKVKFRLFVARDVLLVFFAVQTVIAVMAGFAYMMDKDGEFRNSFNDDWDRILSKHPIPFYYCIGVVTFFVLTGFLGLVLHCSSLNGNDPRMAGCQNCCYGWGILDCFPASMEACFALVVVFVVIFAILGLAYGFLAATMAIQRIWQRHYHILTKRELTKEYIVEDLHGCYTPPKLDAEHEGRLKMLKLM; this is encoded by the exons ATGCACGGTGAAGTACAATTGCAGCCACCAGATTCTCAGAAGCTCAGTGATTCCGCTCCCTTATTAGGAACCTCTCcatcatcgtcttcttcttccgaTCACGAGATAAACGCTGAAGAAGATTTGGAGAGTGGTGGCGATTCTGCTTCAGCTCCTTGCTGTCGCATCTGTCTAGAGAACGATATCGAGTTGTTAGAGGATGAATTGATATCGCCGTGTATGTGCAAAGGCACTCAGCAACTCGTGCATCGCTCGTGTTTAGATCATTGGCGTTCGGTCAAGGAAGGGTTTGCTTTCTCTCATTGTACTACTTGCAAAGCTCAGTTTCACCTCCGTGTTGAGCCTTTTGAAGATAACAACTCTTGGCGGAGGAAAGTTAAGTTTAGATTGTTTGTCGCTAGGGATGTGCTTTTGGTCTTCTTCGCTGTGCAGACT GTTATTGCTGTGATGGCTGGATTTGCATACATGATGGATAAAGACGGAGAGTTTCGCAACTCTTTCAATGATGATTGGGACCGTATACTGTCCAAACATCCCATCCCCTTCTACTATTGCATCG GGGTTGTGACCTTCTTTGTGCTGACTGGGTTTCTTGGCCTCGTTCTACACTGCTCTTCTCTCAACGGTAATGACCCGAGGATGGCTGGTTGTCAGAACTGCTGTTACGGATGGGGGATCTTGGATTGTTTCCCTGCATCGATGGAAGCTTGTTTCGCTCTTGTTGTTGTCTTTGTTGTTATATTTGCGATTCTTGGTTTAGCGTATGGGTTTCTTGCTGCGACTATGGCTATTCAGAGGATATGGCAGAGGCATTACCATATCCTCACTAAGCGAGAGCTCACGAAGGAGTATATTGTGGAAGATCTTCATGGATGTTACACTCCCCCGAAGCTGGATGCTGAGCACGAAGGAAGACTCAAAATGCTGAAACTTATGTGA
- the LOC106420209 gene encoding MLO-like protein 4, with translation MRGINERRWRGSSHVRRFLLDRCRSLLKLFRKNSLWRLCLLEMEHVMKEGRSLAETPTYSVASVVTVLVFVCFLVERAIYRFGKWLKKTRRKALFTSLEKMKEELMLLGLISLLLSQSARWISEICVNSSLFNSKFYICSEQDYGIHKKLLLEHTSSTSNTSLPHHGAPHQCGHGREPFVSYEGLEQLLRFLFVLGITHVLYSGIAIGLAMSKIYSWRKWEAQAIVMAEADIHAKRTKVMMRQSTFVFHHASHPWSNNRFLIWMLCFLRQFRGSIRKSDYFALRLGFLTKHNLPFTYNFHMYMVRSMEDEFHGIVGISWPLWVYAIVCICINVHGLNMYFWLSFIPAILVMLVGTKLEHVVSKLALEVKEQQTGTTAGAQVKPRDGLFWFGKPEILLRLIQFIIFQNAFEMATFIWFLWGIKERSCFMKNHVMISSRLISGVLVQFWCSYGTVPLNVIVTQMGSRCKKAVIAENVRDSLHSWCKRVKERSKHARSVCSLDTATIDERDEMTVGTLSRSSSMTSLNQITINSTDQAESIFGAAASSSSPQDEYTSRVEEYLSETFNNIGSMQPLNDEIEIEVESEEDNERRGSESEETNGEGGETLFDLFRRT, from the exons ATGAGAGGCATTAATGAAAGACGTTGGAGAGGAAGCAGCCATGTGCGGCGGTTTCTACTTG ATAGATGCAGATCGCTTCTCAAACTTTTTCGGAAGAACAGTTTGTGGAGACTTTGCTTGCTGGAGATGGAGCATGTGATGAAAGAAGGGAGGTCTCTCGCAGAGACGCCGACTTACTCTGTTGCTTCGGTTGTTACTGTTTTGGTGTTCGTTTGCTTTCTTGTTGAACGCGCCATCTACAGATTCGGAAAG TGGttaaagaagacaagaagaaaGGCTCTTTTTACTTCTCTGGAGAAGATGAAAGAAG AGTTGATGTTGCTGGGGCTTATATCACTGCTCCTGTCACAAAGCGCGAGATGGATTTCGGAAATCTGTGTAAACTCTTCTCTTTTCAACAGTAAATTCTATATTTGCTCCGAGCAAGACTATGGAATCCATAAGAAACTTCTTTTGGAACACACCTCCTCTACAAGCAACACTTCCTTACCACATCACGGAGCCCCTCATCAGTGTGGTCAT GGCCGTGAACCATTTGTGTCGTATGAGGGTCTCGAGCAACTCCTGAGATTCTTATTTGTCCTGGGTATCACTCATGTTCTGTACAGTGGCATTGCCATTGGTTTAGCCATGAGCAAG ATTTACAGTTGGAGAAAATGGGAAGCCCAAGCGATCGTAATGGCTGAAGCAGATATCCATG CAAAGAGGACTAAAGTAATGATGCGTCAGTCTACATTCGTCTTCCATCATGCCTCTCATCCTTGGAGTAACAATCGTTTTCTCATCTGGATG cttTGCTTCCTGCGGCAGTTTAGAGGCTCTATACGGAAGTCTGACTACTTTGCGCTTCGGTTAGGTTTCCTCACT AAACATAACTTGCCATTTACATACAACTTCCACATGTATATGGTACGGAGCATGGAAGATGAGTTTCATGGCATCGTTGGGATAAG CTGGCCGCTTTGGGTTTACGCTATAGTATGTATCTGCATAAATGTTCATG GCCTGAATATGTACTTTTGGTTATCATTCATCCCTGCCATT CTTGTCATGCTAGTTGGAACCAAACTTGAGCACGTTGTCTCGAAGCTAGCTCTGGAGGTTAAGGAGCAGCAGACAGGCACAACTGCTGGGGCTCAAGTGAAACCGCGTGATGGACTTTTCTGGTTTGGGAAACCAGAGATTCTGTTACGGCTGATACAGTTTATCATTTTTCAG AATGCGTTTGAGATGGCAACATTTATCTGGTTCTTG TGGGGAATCAAGGAAAGATCTTGCTTCATGAAGAACCACGTTATGATATCGAGCCGCCTCATCTCTGG AGTTCTTGTTCAGTTCTGGTGTAGTTATGGCACTGTGCCTCTCAATGTCATTGTCACTCAG ATGGGGTCTCGGTGCAAGAAAGCTGTGATAGCAGAGAATGTAAGAGACTCACTTCACAGCTGGTGCAAGAGAGTGAAAGAGAGGTCTAAGCACGCGAGATCAGTGTGTTCACTCGACACAGCAACAATAGACGAGAGAGACGAGATGACAGTGGGAACATTGTCGAGGAGCTCATCCATGACCTCGCTGAATCAGATCACCATAAACTCCACAGACCAAGCAGAGTCCATATTCGGAGCTGCAGCTTCATCGAGCAGTCCTCAAGATGAATACACTTCAAGAGTCGAAGAATATCTGTCTGAAACATTCAATAACATCGGTTCGATGCAACCTTTAAACGATGAGATTGAGATTGAGGTTGAAAGTGAAGAAGATAATGAAAGGAGAGggagtgagagtgaagagactAATGGTGAAGGTGGAGAAACACTTTTTGATTTGTTTAGGAGGACTTGa